In Marinobacter sp. F4206, the following are encoded in one genomic region:
- the sdhD gene encoding succinate dehydrogenase, hydrophobic membrane anchor protein — MVNSVTNLGRSGVFDWLIQRVTAYVLALYTIFLLGFMVTTDVNYETWSALFGQTWFRIFTLMALLSIGAHAWVGLWTVTTDYIKAMGPRFIVQAACGLTMFVYVVWGIQILWGL; from the coding sequence ATGGTAAACAGCGTCACGAATCTGGGTCGCAGTGGTGTTTTTGACTGGCTGATCCAGCGGGTAACCGCCTACGTACTTGCTTTATATACAATTTTCCTGCTCGGCTTCATGGTAACTACTGATGTTAACTATGAAACCTGGTCGGCTCTGTTTGGTCAGACCTGGTTCCGTATTTTTACCCTGATGGCGCTTCTTTCCATTGGTGCGCACGCCTGGGTTGGTCTCTGGACAGTGACCACGGACTACATCAAGGCCATGGGGCCCAGGTTTATCGTGCAGGCGGCGTGTGGTTTGACCATGTTCGTGTACGTGGTCTGGGGTATTCAGATTCTTTGGGGGCTTTAA
- the sdhC gene encoding succinate dehydrogenase, cytochrome b556 subunit yields the protein MNSKRPVNLDLGKFHFPLPAITSILHRISGIIIFVGVAFMLYGLQLSLSGEGGFSRVSELLDSFLAKLIIWGILSALLYHLVAGIKHLFMDMGIGEELESGRLAAKITIVVSVILIVLAGVWVW from the coding sequence GTGAATAGTAAACGACCAGTAAATCTCGATCTCGGCAAGTTTCATTTTCCGCTGCCAGCCATTACGTCCATTCTGCACCGCATCAGCGGCATCATCATTTTCGTTGGTGTTGCGTTCATGCTTTACGGACTTCAGCTTTCCCTGTCCGGGGAAGGGGGCTTCAGTCGTGTGAGTGAACTGCTGGACAGCTTCCTTGCCAAGCTGATTATCTGGGGCATCTTATCTGCTCTGCTGTACCACCTGGTTGCAGGTATCAAGCACCTGTTCATGGATATGGGCATTGGTGAAGAGCTGGAAAGCGGCCGCCTCGCCGCGAAGATCACGATTGTGGTTTCCGTCATTCTCATCGTTCTGGCAGGAGTCTGGGTATGGTAA
- the topA gene encoding type I DNA topoisomerase, whose amino-acid sequence MGKSLVIVESPAKAKTINKYLGSDFIVKSSVGHIRDLPVSGSGSQSDPKERARQAALTRKMDPDEKAAHKKRKAKEQLVARMGVDPDKNWDARYEILPGKEKVVSELKRLAKSADHIYLATDLDREGEAIAWHLQQTIGGEPEKYRRVVFNEITKRAIQEAFKDPGALDNNRVNAQQARRFLDRVVGYMVSPLLWAKIARGLSAGRVQSVAVRLIVEREREIRKFVPEEFWQLHADLASAQADQPVRFEVTRYADKPYRPVNEGQSKEHVGRLKAGTFKVAKREDKPTKSRPSAPFITSTLQQAASNRMGFSVKKTMMLAQRLYEAGFITYMRTDSTNLSQDAIAGCRDYIQKQFGERYLPEKQRVYGSKEGAQEAHEAIRPTEVSRRPSDISGLEKDAEKLYDLIWRQFIACQMADAEFLSTSIVVANGDYELRTRGRIIKFEGFLKAAPQSAKKDEDVALPDIQVDEVLDMKKLDPSQHFTKPAPRYTEASLVKELEKQGIGRPSTYASIISTIQDRGYVRLQNRRFYAEKMGEIVTERLSESFPNLMDFDFTARMEDELDEIAEGDVEWKKVLNDFYGRFRQQLETAEGSEGDGMRANTPTETDIPCPSCGRNMQIRVASTGVFLGCSGYSLPPKERCKTTINLVSGDEVVSADDDVEGEGETRLLRKKRRCPKCGTAMDSYLIDETRKLHVCGNNPDCSGYEVEQGTFKIKGYDGPTLECDKCGSEMQLKTGRFGKYFGCTNTECKNTRKLLKSGEPAPPKMDPVPMPELQCQKVDDTYVLRDGASGLFLAASKFPKNRETRPPLVKEIKPHRKEIDPKYDFLMEAPEADPEGNPTVIRYSRKSKEQYVMSEKDGKATGWSAWYVNGKWQPKEK is encoded by the coding sequence ATGGGTAAAAGTCTCGTAATTGTCGAGTCACCAGCGAAAGCGAAGACCATCAACAAATACCTCGGCTCAGACTTCATCGTAAAGTCGAGTGTGGGGCACATTCGCGACCTTCCCGTGAGTGGCAGCGGGTCCCAGAGCGATCCAAAAGAGCGTGCTCGGCAAGCTGCGCTTACCCGAAAAATGGACCCGGACGAGAAAGCGGCCCATAAGAAGCGCAAGGCCAAAGAGCAGTTGGTCGCTCGAATGGGTGTCGATCCCGACAAGAATTGGGATGCCCGCTACGAGATCCTTCCCGGTAAGGAGAAGGTTGTCAGCGAACTCAAGCGCCTTGCCAAGTCTGCCGACCATATTTACCTCGCGACGGATTTGGATCGCGAAGGAGAGGCAATTGCCTGGCACCTCCAGCAAACCATCGGTGGTGAACCTGAAAAATACCGTCGGGTGGTCTTCAACGAGATCACCAAGCGTGCCATTCAGGAAGCATTCAAAGACCCCGGTGCCCTCGATAACAATCGAGTAAATGCCCAGCAGGCCCGTCGTTTCCTGGATCGGGTTGTTGGTTATATGGTCTCGCCGTTGCTTTGGGCGAAGATTGCCCGGGGCCTGTCGGCAGGGCGTGTTCAATCCGTTGCGGTTCGCCTGATTGTTGAGCGGGAACGGGAAATCCGAAAGTTTGTACCGGAAGAGTTCTGGCAACTGCATGCAGACCTGGCATCCGCCCAGGCCGATCAGCCAGTTCGCTTTGAGGTCACCCGATACGCAGACAAGCCATATCGGCCGGTAAATGAAGGGCAGAGCAAAGAGCATGTAGGTCGTCTTAAAGCGGGAACCTTCAAGGTTGCCAAGCGCGAAGACAAGCCCACGAAATCAAGGCCATCGGCGCCCTTCATTACCTCGACGCTCCAGCAGGCAGCAAGTAACCGGATGGGGTTCAGTGTCAAGAAGACCATGATGCTCGCTCAGCGTCTGTATGAGGCGGGGTTCATCACCTACATGCGTACCGACTCGACCAACCTGAGCCAGGATGCGATTGCCGGTTGCCGGGATTACATCCAAAAGCAATTCGGGGAGCGCTACCTGCCCGAAAAGCAGCGTGTCTATGGCAGTAAGGAAGGCGCGCAGGAAGCCCACGAAGCCATCCGTCCAACTGAAGTCAGTCGCCGGCCCTCGGATATCAGTGGGCTTGAGAAGGACGCAGAGAAGCTCTACGACCTGATCTGGCGCCAGTTCATTGCCTGTCAGATGGCCGACGCGGAGTTCCTGAGCACCTCTATCGTGGTTGCCAATGGCGACTACGAGCTGCGTACACGCGGTCGAATTATCAAGTTTGAAGGTTTTCTCAAAGCCGCGCCTCAATCGGCGAAGAAAGACGAAGATGTGGCCTTGCCGGACATTCAGGTTGACGAAGTGCTGGATATGAAAAAGCTGGACCCGAGCCAGCATTTCACCAAGCCAGCGCCGCGCTACACCGAAGCGAGTCTGGTCAAGGAGCTGGAGAAGCAGGGGATAGGGCGTCCGTCCACCTATGCATCAATCATATCCACGATCCAGGATCGCGGTTATGTAAGGCTTCAGAACCGTCGTTTCTACGCCGAAAAAATGGGTGAGATTGTCACCGAGCGACTGTCCGAATCGTTCCCGAATCTGATGGACTTTGATTTCACCGCCCGGATGGAAGACGAGCTCGACGAAATTGCTGAAGGCGATGTTGAATGGAAAAAGGTGCTGAACGACTTCTATGGCCGGTTCCGTCAGCAGCTTGAAACGGCTGAGGGTTCCGAGGGTGATGGCATGCGTGCCAACACACCCACGGAAACCGATATTCCGTGCCCGAGCTGTGGGCGAAACATGCAGATTCGGGTAGCCAGTACCGGTGTTTTCCTCGGCTGTTCCGGGTATTCGTTGCCGCCCAAGGAGCGCTGTAAGACCACGATTAACCTGGTCTCGGGTGATGAAGTTGTCAGTGCCGACGATGATGTTGAAGGCGAGGGTGAAACGCGACTTCTTCGCAAAAAGCGCCGCTGTCCAAAGTGTGGGACGGCCATGGACAGCTACCTGATTGACGAAACCCGGAAGCTGCACGTCTGCGGTAATAACCCGGACTGTTCAGGTTACGAAGTCGAGCAGGGTACTTTCAAAATCAAGGGCTATGACGGGCCGACGCTGGAGTGCGACAAATGCGGTTCCGAGATGCAGCTCAAGACTGGCCGTTTTGGCAAGTATTTCGGGTGCACGAATACCGAGTGCAAGAATACCCGCAAGTTGCTGAAGAGTGGTGAACCGGCGCCGCCTAAAATGGATCCGGTTCCGATGCCGGAGCTGCAGTGTCAGAAAGTCGATGACACCTATGTGTTGCGTGACGGCGCGTCGGGTCTGTTCCTTGCGGCCAGTAAGTTCCCGAAAAATCGTGAGACTCGTCCGCCGCTCGTGAAAGAGATCAAGCCCCATCGCAAGGAAATTGATCCAAAGTACGATTTCCTAATGGAGGCGCCGGAGGCGGATCCGGAGGGCAATCCGACGGTCATTCGCTACAGTCGAAAGTCCAAGGAGCAGTATGTCATGTCGGAAAAGGATGGCAAGGCGACCGGCTGGTCCGCTTGGTATGTCAATGGCAAGTGGCAGCCAAAGGAGAAGTAG
- the gltA gene encoding citrate synthase, which translates to MTDRKATLSVGDKSIELPVYSGTVGPDVIDVRGLVQEGVFTYDPGFVSTAACESAITYIDGANGVLLHRGYPIEQLAEHSDYLEVCYLLLKGELPTPEENKQFHDTIKNHTMLHDQMRNFFHGFRRDAHPMAIMCGVVGALSAFYHDQMDVTSEHQRDITAHRLIAKMPTIAAWCYKYSIGQPFMYPRNDLSYSENFLQMMFGVPCEEYKPNPILAKAMDKIFILHADHEQNASTSTVRLAGSTGANPYACIASGIAALWGPAHGGANEAVLDMLAEIGDESNIEKFIAKAKDKDDPFRLMGFGHRVYKNFDPRAKVMAETAHEVLTELGLENDPLLRIAQRLEKIALEDEYFVQRKLYPNVDFYSGLILKAIGIPTSMFTVIFALSRTIGWFSHWNEMVSGNYRIGRPRQLYTGSEARDYPEK; encoded by the coding sequence ATGACCGACAGGAAAGCCACGCTCTCGGTGGGTGATAAGTCCATTGAGTTACCTGTATATTCCGGCACCGTCGGCCCTGACGTTATCGACGTACGAGGCCTGGTCCAGGAAGGCGTTTTTACTTATGACCCAGGGTTCGTATCCACAGCAGCCTGCGAATCTGCCATCACTTACATCGACGGTGCAAACGGCGTTCTCCTGCACCGCGGCTACCCCATTGAACAGCTTGCCGAGCATTCTGACTACCTTGAAGTCTGCTATCTGCTACTGAAAGGCGAACTGCCGACTCCAGAAGAAAACAAGCAATTCCACGATACCATCAAGAACCACACCATGCTGCATGACCAGATGCGCAACTTCTTCCACGGCTTCCGTCGTGACGCGCACCCGATGGCCATCATGTGTGGCGTGGTTGGCGCACTGTCTGCGTTCTACCACGACCAGATGGACGTCACCAGCGAGCATCAGCGCGACATCACTGCGCATCGACTGATCGCCAAGATGCCGACCATTGCAGCCTGGTGCTACAAGTACAGCATCGGCCAGCCGTTCATGTATCCGCGGAATGACCTGTCCTATTCCGAGAACTTCCTGCAGATGATGTTTGGCGTTCCTTGTGAGGAATACAAGCCAAATCCGATCCTGGCCAAGGCCATGGACAAGATCTTTATCCTGCACGCCGACCACGAACAGAACGCGTCCACGTCCACCGTACGCCTGGCCGGCTCAACCGGCGCCAACCCCTACGCATGCATTGCCTCAGGCATTGCAGCACTCTGGGGCCCTGCTCACGGTGGTGCCAACGAAGCCGTTCTGGACATGCTGGCTGAAATTGGTGATGAGTCCAACATCGAGAAGTTCATCGCCAAAGCCAAGGACAAGGATGACCCGTTCCGCCTGATGGGCTTCGGCCATCGCGTCTACAAGAACTTCGACCCGCGCGCCAAAGTCATGGCGGAAACCGCTCACGAAGTTCTGACCGAGCTGGGCCTGGAAAACGACCCGCTCCTGCGGATCGCCCAGCGCCTGGAGAAGATCGCCCTGGAAGACGAGTACTTCGTTCAGCGCAAACTGTACCCGAACGTGGACTTCTATTCCGGCCTGATCCTCAAAGCCATCGGAATCCCGACGTCCATGTTCACCGTCATCTTCGCCCTGTCTCGCACCATTGGCTGGTTCTCTCACTGGAACGAGATGGTCAGCGGCAACTACCGTATCGGCCGCCCGCGCCAGCTGTATACCGGCTCCGAGGCAAGGGACTACCCGGAGAAGTAA
- a CDS encoding NAD(P)-dependent oxidoreductase gives MTTTATFIGLGVMGYPMAGHLAKAGINVRVWNRTIAKAEQWAGEYPGKACKTIAEAVEGADFVMTCVGADKDLVEVFEGDEGIIANAPEGAILVDHTTASAGIAERLAAAAAAKKQGFIDAPVSGGQQGAENGKLTVMCGGSDSDFARAQPLMDHYARAVNLLGPAGSGQKTKMVNQIAIAGLVQGLSEALHFAEQAELDVRKVVDVISKGAAQSWQMENRSGTMIDGEFDHGFAVDWMRKDLGICLEEARKVNASLPVTALVDQFYGDVQEMGGRRWDTSSLIQRLRKFR, from the coding sequence ATGACAACCACTGCAACTTTCATTGGCCTTGGGGTGATGGGTTACCCGATGGCCGGGCACCTGGCGAAGGCCGGCATCAACGTCAGAGTCTGGAACCGGACAATCGCCAAGGCGGAACAATGGGCCGGCGAGTACCCCGGCAAGGCCTGCAAGACAATTGCCGAAGCAGTGGAAGGCGCGGATTTTGTCATGACCTGTGTTGGCGCAGACAAAGACTTGGTCGAGGTGTTCGAGGGCGACGAGGGTATCATTGCGAACGCACCCGAAGGCGCCATCCTGGTTGACCACACCACCGCGTCGGCCGGCATTGCTGAACGACTGGCGGCCGCAGCCGCCGCCAAAAAGCAGGGCTTTATTGACGCCCCCGTTTCAGGCGGCCAGCAGGGTGCTGAAAATGGGAAGCTGACAGTAATGTGCGGTGGCTCGGATTCCGACTTCGCCAGAGCCCAACCCCTGATGGACCATTACGCCCGAGCCGTGAACCTCCTGGGCCCCGCGGGAAGCGGACAGAAAACCAAAATGGTCAATCAGATTGCTATTGCCGGTCTTGTTCAGGGTCTGTCCGAAGCCCTGCACTTCGCCGAACAGGCAGAGCTGGATGTTCGCAAGGTGGTGGATGTGATCTCAAAAGGCGCCGCGCAATCCTGGCAGATGGAAAACCGGTCCGGAACGATGATCGACGGCGAATTCGATCATGGCTTTGCGGTGGACTGGATGCGCAAGGATCTAGGAATCTGTCTCGAAGAAGCCCGGAAGGTAAATGCCTCACTCCCCGTGACAGCCCTTGTGGACCAGTTTTACGGCGATGTCCAGGAAATGGGCGGGCGCCGATGGGATACGTCCTCGCTGATTCAGAGGCTGCGGAAGTTCCGGTAA